A genomic stretch from Candidatus Deferrimicrobiaceae bacterium includes:
- the hpt gene encoding hypoxanthine phosphoribosyltransferase: MIPENPPVLIPEREVRRRVEEMAREVSADYEGVEDLILVGVLRGCFIFLADLSRLLTIPRRIDFMAFAAYGNDASPSGAVRLIMDMRTNIEGKHVLIVEDIVDTGNTLEYLLQILHARKPVSLKTCALLRKPAQLKKDVRIDYLGFDIPDRWVVGYGLDYADRHRALPYIGVIEAD, encoded by the coding sequence ATGATTCCGGAAAATCCGCCGGTTCTCATTCCCGAGAGAGAGGTCCGGCGTCGGGTCGAGGAGATGGCCCGTGAGGTGTCCGCGGATTACGAAGGCGTGGAGGACCTGATCCTGGTAGGCGTCCTGCGGGGGTGCTTCATCTTTCTCGCCGACCTCTCCCGGCTCCTCACCATTCCCAGACGGATCGATTTCATGGCTTTTGCCGCTTACGGGAATGACGCGTCACCGTCCGGAGCCGTGCGCCTCATCATGGATATGCGGACGAACATCGAGGGGAAGCACGTTCTGATCGTCGAGGACATCGTCGACACGGGGAATACGCTCGAATACCTCCTCCAGATCCTGCACGCGCGCAAGCCGGTCTCCCTGAAAACCTGCGCGCTGTTGCGGAAGCCCGCGCAACTCAAGAAGGACGTGAGGATCGATTATCTCGGGTTCGACATCCCCGATCGGTGGGTCGTGGGATACGGGCTGGACTA